Proteins encoded together in one Acholeplasma hippikon window:
- a CDS encoding dicarboxylate/amino acid:cation symporter — translation MFENYKIDSVQKGLLYVVTILVIALLMFLSKKKVKFGFKVLTGMALGVLVGLIFGSTKTIVDSKEITIVETIRPIGQLYLKLIQMIVIPLVLTSVIKSFTSINDMTKLKRIGFKSLFWLLSTTAIATLIGFGFATLFGLGKGMPTEVPYTPREITMIEDVILGFFPNNIVQALTGTAVIPVVVFGLFVAIAILGESKKHPERVKPFLDFNESFNRIMIRITKMVMKLTPYAVFTFMAFAVARNEVSVLKDLLIYILVIYGAMTFHFIVVQMGLITTHKLSPKQFLKNFGEAMAVAFTTQSSYGTLPVTSRVLKEKAGITDTVVDFVAPIGANVGMNACGGIFPAVVAVMTANAYGIQFTFVQVLVLVLTTTIASIGIAGVPGIATIAATVTLSALGLPIEGIALVVAVDALVDMGRTMINVTGAGVVATIVAKSENEIDLSVYNNSKETEIHSEV, via the coding sequence ATGTTTGAAAATTATAAAATAGATAGCGTTCAAAAAGGTTTACTATATGTAGTGACAATTTTAGTTATCGCATTATTAATGTTTTTATCAAAGAAAAAAGTTAAATTTGGATTTAAAGTTTTAACTGGTATGGCATTAGGGGTATTAGTTGGGTTAATTTTTGGATCAACTAAAACCATAGTTGATAGTAAAGAAATTACAATTGTTGAAACAATAAGACCGATTGGACAATTATATTTGAAGTTAATTCAAATGATTGTCATACCTTTAGTATTAACATCAGTGATTAAGAGCTTCACATCAATTAATGATATGACTAAGCTAAAAAGAATTGGCTTTAAGTCATTATTCTGGTTATTATCAACAACAGCAATTGCAACTTTAATCGGATTTGGGTTTGCAACTTTATTTGGTTTAGGTAAAGGTATGCCAACCGAAGTACCTTATACACCAAGAGAAATTACAATGATTGAAGATGTTATCTTAGGGTTCTTCCCAAATAATATCGTTCAAGCTTTAACTGGTACAGCTGTCATTCCAGTCGTTGTATTTGGTTTATTTGTAGCAATTGCGATTTTAGGAGAATCTAAAAAGCATCCTGAAAGAGTTAAACCATTCTTAGACTTTAATGAATCATTCAATAGAATTATGATTCGTATCACAAAAATGGTAATGAAATTAACGCCATATGCTGTATTTACATTTATGGCATTTGCGGTTGCAAGAAATGAAGTCTCTGTATTAAAAGACTTATTGATTTATATTTTAGTGATTTATGGTGCAATGACATTCCACTTTATCGTTGTTCAAATGGGATTAATTACAACACACAAATTGAGTCCAAAACAATTCTTAAAGAATTTTGGTGAGGCAATGGCAGTTGCATTTACTACACAAAGCAGTTATGGTACATTACCTGTAACAAGCCGTGTATTAAAAGAAAAAGCAGGGATTACAGATACAGTAGTTGATTTTGTAGCACCAATTGGTGCAAATGTAGGAATGAATGCATGTGGAGGTATTTTCCCAGCTGTGGTTGCAGTAATGACTGCAAATGCATATGGTATTCAATTTACATTTGTACAAGTATTAGTATTAGTTTTAACTACAACAATTGCAAGTATCGGTATTGCTGGTGTTCCAGGAATTGCAACCATTGCTGCAACAGTCACTTTATCAGCACTTGGTTTACCAATTGAAGGTATTGCATTAGTAGTAGCTGTAGATGCATTAGTTGATATGGGTCGTACAATGATTAATGTCACTGGTGCAGGTGTAGTTGCGACAATCGTTGCTAAATCTGAAAACGAAATTGACTTGTCGGTGTATAATAATAGTAAGGAAACAGAAATTCATAGCGAGGTGTAA
- a CDS encoding GNAT family N-acetyltransferase: MFINFEKKYLDQIIEIWNQDVYKKTIYNSFTKESFTNKFLMNPFYDNNLFILFVNDDELIGFGHAMYKDKSDETPGFITMIVVKEKYQRQGIGTKILLELENRLKVIANKNYIRQLFMSPVNLEWLIPNKKAYHPGAPAVAFNSPFYLFLINNGFINNGQQQDAFYQDIRQYEKPKKILANNLKNETDGYIITFYDKEQHDGFDDLFTALNNPNWHQVVINNLNKHKPNPMLVIVKDRKILGWTGPLYTEESKRGYFAGIGVHPKCQGRGLGKSLFAELIYQSRLNGAEYMTLFTGHENSARNIYLDAGFKIVQSFAVLRKDIK; this comes from the coding sequence ATGTTCATAAATTTTGAAAAAAAGTATCTTGATCAAATTATAGAAATTTGGAATCAAGATGTGTATAAGAAAACAATATACAATTCATTTACAAAAGAGTCATTCACAAACAAGTTTTTAATGAATCCCTTTTATGACAATAATCTATTCATATTATTTGTAAATGATGATGAATTAATAGGATTTGGACACGCAATGTATAAAGATAAATCTGATGAAACACCAGGTTTTATTACAATGATTGTTGTTAAAGAAAAGTACCAAAGACAAGGTATTGGTACAAAAATATTATTAGAACTGGAAAATAGATTAAAAGTCATAGCAAATAAAAATTATATTAGACAACTTTTTATGAGCCCAGTCAATTTAGAATGGTTAATTCCAAATAAAAAAGCATATCATCCTGGAGCGCCAGCAGTAGCATTTAATTCGCCATTTTATTTATTTTTGATTAATAATGGATTTATTAACAATGGACAACAACAAGATGCATTTTATCAAGATATTAGGCAATATGAAAAACCAAAAAAAATATTAGCTAATAACTTGAAAAATGAAACTGATGGTTACATAATTACGTTTTATGATAAAGAACAACATGATGGATTTGATGATTTGTTTACTGCCTTAAATAATCCTAACTGGCATCAGGTGGTAATAAATAATTTAAATAAGCATAAACCTAATCCGATGCTTGTTATTGTAAAGGATCGTAAGATTTTAGGGTGGACCGGTCCACTTTATACAGAGGAATCTAAACGAGGTTACTTTGCAGGAATTGGAGTACATCCAAAATGTCAAGGTAGAGGACTAGGTAAGTCGTTATTTGCAGAACTCATCTATCAATCAAGACTAAATGGAGCAGAGTATATGACGTTATTCACTGGGCATGAAAACTCAGCTCGTAATATATATTTAGACGCAGGATTTAAAATTGTTCAATCATTTGCAGTACTTAGAAAAGACATAAAATAG
- a CDS encoding HD domain-containing phosphohydrolase, giving the protein MFAGIVIGLASVLIMVQPFKFSEGLFIDTRTVLYVIVGHFFGLIPTIISSIIGITYRMIIGGEGVFLGVIAIIMNALVGLSWNTIRQKLKFRNIYLDYYLMGLLSQVLTMLLFASLPNATNIFGPILVAYIAAYPLVTLILSIIVVRQRDKRLMNEYINNQKTLLKKSIDSTETIEIFTVDKNYNYLTYNAFHLKQMRKYNSLEVGKNSNFIEAIKDPYIQEVMKDKINRTLLGFSSIKVLNMGDHYYEYTFTPLVDKNHVIGVTCFAKDVTEQKTYEQTIIQQSYQDALTGLSNRRHFMMKKDELQIYEKVTFVTCDVNGLKVINDAFGHAKGDLGLKMFADILKDIFDREGYIFRMGGDEFSIIVPSKDKVYVTKLMEEVNYRLEKRNNSMLRLSVSYGIATADKNTSIDVAIRQSEEQMYKQKLFETTSYRSKFIETILQSLYEKNPNVEIHSERVSVICVEIGKKLKMNSYELKLLKVISSLHDIGKIAIDEGILNKPGKLTDEEWIQIKRHPEIGYRIISSSPEYQEIAYDILCHHERYDGKGYPQGLSGENIPIRARIINLADSFDAMTSNRSYREPMSIDDAILEVKRCSGTQFDPRIVDVFLELIKEGFIETLKS; this is encoded by the coding sequence ATATTTGCCGGTATCGTTATTGGTTTAGCTTCAGTATTGATTATGGTTCAGCCTTTTAAATTTTCAGAAGGTCTTTTTATTGATACAAGAACAGTTTTATATGTTATTGTTGGTCATTTCTTTGGGCTTATTCCTACAATCATATCATCCATAATCGGAATTACTTATCGAATGATTATTGGTGGTGAAGGTGTCTTTTTAGGCGTTATTGCAATTATTATGAATGCACTAGTGGGTTTATCTTGGAATACGATTAGACAAAAATTGAAGTTTAGAAACATATATCTTGATTATTATCTTATGGGACTATTATCTCAAGTATTAACAATGTTGTTGTTTGCATCTTTACCAAATGCAACCAATATTTTTGGTCCAATTTTAGTAGCTTATATTGCTGCTTATCCACTAGTAACACTCATCTTGTCAATTATTGTTGTTCGTCAACGTGATAAACGATTAATGAATGAGTATATTAACAATCAAAAAACATTGCTAAAAAAATCAATAGATTCTACTGAAACCATAGAGATTTTTACAGTAGATAAGAATTATAATTATTTAACATATAATGCATTTCATCTTAAACAAATGCGTAAATATAACAGTTTAGAGGTTGGGAAAAATTCGAATTTTATCGAAGCAATTAAAGATCCATATATACAAGAAGTGATGAAGGACAAAATTAATAGAACTTTATTAGGTTTTTCAAGTATTAAAGTGCTTAATATGGGAGATCATTATTATGAATATACATTCACCCCGCTTGTTGATAAAAATCATGTGATTGGTGTTACATGTTTTGCTAAAGATGTTACCGAACAAAAGACTTATGAACAAACAATTATTCAACAAAGTTATCAAGATGCATTAACGGGATTAAGTAATCGTAGACATTTCATGATGAAAAAAGATGAACTACAAATTTATGAGAAAGTTACATTTGTTACTTGTGACGTGAATGGATTAAAAGTTATTAATGATGCCTTTGGACATGCTAAAGGGGATTTAGGATTAAAGATGTTTGCGGACATTTTAAAAGATATTTTTGATAGAGAAGGTTATATCTTTAGAATGGGAGGGGATGAATTTAGCATCATCGTTCCAAGTAAAGATAAAGTATATGTTACTAAATTGATGGAAGAGGTAAATTATCGATTAGAAAAACGTAATAATTCAATGTTAAGATTATCTGTTTCTTATGGTATAGCAACAGCTGATAAAAATACTTCAATTGATGTTGCAATTAGACAATCAGAAGAACAAATGTACAAACAAAAATTATTTGAAACAACATCTTATCGTTCAAAGTTCATTGAGACAATTCTACAAAGTTTATATGAAAAAAATCCTAATGTGGAGATTCATTCTGAAAGAGTATCTGTAATATGTGTTGAAATTGGTAAGAAGTTAAAAATGAATTCATATGAGTTAAAGCTGTTAAAAGTTATTTCATCCTTACATGATATTGGAAAGATTGCAATTGATGAAGGTATTTTAAATAAACCAGGTAAATTAACTGATGAAGAATGGATACAAATTAAACGACATCCAGAAATAGGATACAGAATCATTTCAAGTTCACCAGAATATCAAGAAATTGCATATGACATTCTTTGTCATCATGAACGTTACGATGGTAAGGGGTATCCTCAAGGATTAAGTGGCGAAAATATTCCAATTCGTGCAAGAATTATTAATCTAGCAGATTCATTTGATGCAATGACTTCAAACCGTTCATATCGTGAACCGATGAGTATAGATGATGCAATTTTGGAAGTTAAACGATGCAGTGGAACACAGTTTGACCCACGGATTGTTGATGTCTTCTTAGAACTTATCAAGGAAGGTTTTATAGAGACTTTAAAAAGCTAA
- a CDS encoding GNAT family N-acetyltransferase, which yields MFTFKEDEMYLLDNDGQKIAFISYPLFKDNVRNIRKVFVDESLRGQGIAGKAMLALYDHFKKEGIKTIATCPYAVAWFEKNKDKTDILVKSDEPVACAL from the coding sequence ATGTTTACATTTAAAGAAGATGAAATGTACTTACTTGATAATGATGGTCAAAAAATAGCTTTTATTAGCTATCCATTATTTAAGGATAATGTAAGAAACATTAGAAAAGTATTCGTAGATGAATCACTTAGAGGTCAAGGTATCGCAGGTAAAGCAATGCTTGCATTATATGACCATTTTAAAAAAGAAGGCATCAAAACAATTGCGACTTGTCCTTATGCAGTTGCATGGTTTGAAAAAAATAAGGATAAGACTGATATTTTAGTAAAATCAGACGAACCAGTTGCCTGCGCCTTATAG
- a CDS encoding methylglyoxal synthase yields MNIALIAHDKKKEKMIDFVVKNESYFKKHTLFATGTTGTKIMENTNLTISLKKSGPLGGDQELGAMVANQQLDLIIFFRDPLTAQPHEPDVSALLRLCDVYNTPLATNERTAELFIHHIKKD; encoded by the coding sequence ATGAATATAGCACTTATAGCACATGACAAGAAGAAAGAAAAAATGATAGACTTCGTTGTTAAGAATGAATCATACTTTAAAAAACATACACTGTTTGCAACAGGAACAACAGGTACTAAAATCATGGAAAATACTAATTTAACAATTAGTTTAAAGAAGTCTGGACCACTAGGTGGCGATCAAGAATTAGGCGCTATGGTTGCAAATCAACAACTTGATTTGATTATCTTTTTTAGAGATCCATTAACAGCTCAGCCACATGAACCTGATGTTAGTGCATTATTAAGGTTATGTGATGTGTATAATACACCACTTGCAACCAATGAAAGAACTGCAGAACTATTTATACACCATATAAAAAAAGATTAA
- a CDS encoding dipeptidase: MEHKIFDIHTDVIYDIYTHVKEGNLTRFEDIHANQYNQSIVKAAVWTLYSPNDFDLLDAYQSALNHIDFKLIKDFKVILGLEGLRNLKDLNEFKMLYNLGVRHAMLTWNEENKYATGVFGNPDRGLTKAGFEVLDFMIEHDMIIDLSHLSDKSFYEVVNYTSKNLVVSHSNVRNLCNHPRNLTDDQLKLLKEKDALVGLTNVPKFIAEDIKDRNLDKFIEHIKYVVKIMGIDNVCLGFDFMDYFNPNVISNLNEIPNVTKAHVLINALKENEFNDEDIEKITYKNFYKRYNKHILKK; the protein is encoded by the coding sequence ATGGAACATAAAATTTTCGATATTCATACTGATGTTATTTATGATATTTATACACATGTAAAAGAGGGCAATTTAACCCGTTTTGAGGATATACATGCTAATCAATACAATCAAAGTATAGTCAAAGCTGCTGTTTGGACATTGTATAGTCCAAATGACTTTGATCTTTTGGATGCATACCAATCTGCTTTAAATCATATTGACTTTAAACTTATTAAAGACTTTAAGGTGATTTTAGGTTTAGAAGGATTAAGAAACTTAAAAGATTTAAATGAATTTAAAATGCTCTATAACTTAGGTGTTAGACATGCAATGTTAACATGGAATGAAGAAAATAAATATGCAACTGGAGTGTTTGGTAATCCGGACCGAGGGTTAACTAAAGCAGGTTTTGAAGTCTTAGACTTTATGATTGAGCATGATATGATTATTGATCTTTCACACCTTAGTGATAAATCTTTTTACGAAGTAGTGAATTACACAAGTAAAAATCTAGTTGTATCTCATAGTAATGTTAGAAATTTATGCAATCATCCGAGAAATTTAACGGATGATCAGTTAAAGTTATTAAAAGAAAAAGATGCACTTGTTGGACTAACCAATGTGCCAAAATTTATTGCTGAAGATATTAAAGATAGAAATCTAGATAAATTCATAGAACATATTAAATATGTAGTTAAAATCATGGGAATTGATAATGTATGTTTAGGTTTTGACTTTATGGATTACTTTAATCCAAATGTGATTTCAAACTTAAACGAAATACCTAATGTTACAAAAGCGCATGTTTTAATTAATGCATTAAAAGAAAATGAATTTAATGATGAAGACATTGAAAAAATAACATATAAAAATTTCTATAAACGTTACAACAAACATATACTAAAAAAATAA
- a CDS encoding helix-turn-helix transcriptional regulator, translating into MGDTIKNLVKFIEENILEDLSIKNLESNFNYSERHIRRVFKNQTNVSIHPYITQRKMTYALFDLKTNIESVKDLYLKYGYNSHDSFSRAFKRTFNVSPKNYQKINTTITLKEITPHALAPLIEFQNEDHSLYKFEHLYWEENKNKNKLTPIILDIDNYGSSSIEKVIQYGFSPLNIYKLSANDIGRIELNKYIDTIVTKRNINQNTNIMFIVYADSVTDCVKLLIDTIINKNQMLLIVNESNKELADIDRLLYHLTVSFNRSTVIKLEQLKKVFYPTPTFVKAYTFDSYASIFDTNFINEIGRFEHIVASIACNHIIDVNLLASIINHINDKNKVKITVIPSYSKIQEKPFEIMIYAK; encoded by the coding sequence GTGGGAGACACTATAAAAAATTTAGTAAAATTTATTGAAGAAAACATTCTCGAAGATCTCAGCATAAAGAATTTAGAATCAAACTTCAATTATAGCGAGAGACATATTCGCAGGGTTTTCAAAAACCAAACAAATGTATCTATACATCCGTATATCACACAAAGAAAGATGACTTATGCACTCTTTGACTTGAAAACAAATATAGAATCTGTCAAAGACCTATATTTAAAATACGGATATAATAGTCATGATTCTTTCTCAAGAGCTTTTAAGAGAACATTCAATGTTTCTCCTAAAAATTATCAAAAGATAAATACAACAATCACACTAAAAGAAATCACACCTCACGCTTTAGCACCTTTGATTGAATTCCAAAATGAAGATCACAGTTTGTATAAATTTGAACATCTCTATTGGGAGGAAAACAAAAACAAAAATAAACTAACACCAATCATATTGGATATAGATAACTATGGTAGTTCATCTATCGAAAAAGTTATTCAATATGGTTTTAGTCCATTAAATATTTATAAGCTATCAGCAAACGATATTGGACGAATCGAATTAAATAAATACATTGACACGATAGTGACTAAGCGCAACATAAATCAAAATACAAATATTATGTTTATTGTATATGCTGATTCAGTTACTGATTGTGTTAAGTTATTAATTGATACGATTATTAATAAAAATCAAATGTTATTAATCGTTAACGAATCAAACAAAGAACTGGCTGACATCGATCGATTACTCTATCATTTAACAGTTTCTTTCAATCGATCAACTGTTATTAAGTTAGAACAACTCAAAAAAGTCTTTTACCCAACCCCCACTTTCGTAAAAGCTTATACATTCGATTCTTATGCGTCAATCTTTGATACAAACTTTATTAATGAAATCGGTAGATTCGAGCACATTGTTGCTTCAATCGCTTGTAACCATATTATTGATGTAAATTTACTTGCTAGCATTATCAATCATATCAATGATAAAAATAAAGTCAAGATTACAGTTATCCCTTCATACAGTAAGATACAAGAAAAACCATTTGAAATCATGATTTACGCAAAATAA